From the genome of Uranotaenia lowii strain MFRU-FL chromosome 1, ASM2978415v1, whole genome shotgun sequence, one region includes:
- the LOC129740216 gene encoding mpv17-like protein, which yields MSLSVVKNVFKTHPVLKGMVSYSIIWPTGSLIQQTIAGKDWTTYDYRQALNFGIFGTFFVAPSLYCWVKISSQMWPMMNLRTGITKAIVEQFSYGPFAGTSFFFGMSLLEQKTPKEAVQEVKNKFPETYKVGICVWPVIQTINFTLIPEHNRVPFVSICSLLWTTFLAYMKQRAADGENAEHDDRLEVLPCNQLSIR from the exons ATGAGCCTTTCCGTCGTTAAAAAcgtattcaaaactcatcccgTACTCAAAGGGATGGTATCCTACAGTATTATCTGGCCAACGGGATCGCTGATCCAGCAAACGATTGCTGGGAAAGATTGGA cgacGTACGATTATCGTCAGGCATTGAACTTCGGAATCTTCGGAACATTCTTCGTCGCTCCCTCGCTGTACTGTTGGGTTAAAATATCGAGCCAAATGTGGCCGATGATGAATTTGCGGACAGGAATCACTAAG GCGATAGTGGAGCAGTTTAGCTACGGCCCCTTTGCCGGAACGAGttttttcttcggaatgagcCTACTGGAGCAAAAAACGCCAAAGGAAGCAGTACAggaagttaaaaacaaatttccggAAACTTATAAG GTCGGTATCTGCGTTTGGCCCGTGATACAAACGATCAACTTTACCCTCATTCCGGAACACAACCGGGTTCCGTTTGTCAGCATATGCAGCTTGCTTTGGACGACGTTTTTGGCGTACATGAAGCAAAGGGCAGCTGATGGGGAAAATGCTGAGCACGATGACCGGTTAGAAGTTTTGCCATGCAATCAACTGTCTATTAGATGA
- the LOC129740207 gene encoding integrin alpha-PS1 isoform X2 has product MTNQRGISGQIFPSTINAAAYGLLAALFLTSGTIVESFNFETRLPIVKYGATNTYFGYSVASHTEKLTTAGDKKSWVLVGAPLGQNLQPGTNRSGALFRCPITQASNDCEQVKTDGRRTDDEDEDELAPPGYDELKTNQWLGVTVKSGGKENKIFTCAHRYMKIHERGRTTENGLHTGQGLCYVLNNDFSFGFAVEVCLGRSIEREHEQYAFCQAGTSGMLLDDGTAIIGTPGVMIWKGTVFAVQVDGDFLARDKTHYYGPHDNADSPVPNYSYLGMAVTGGRYFGDYMSFAGGAPRSRGNGQVIIFSNSVKRNPIYKERELFGEQFGSSFGYELATADINGDHAPDLLVAAPFYFSKSEGGAVYVYQNLNNNFTNSYTTKLTGKLESRFGLALANLGDINKDGCEDIAIGAPYEGDGVVYIYLGSNKGLSTKPSQVITSSSLGLNVPKLHTFGSSLTGGIDLDNNTYPDLVIGAYDSAAVTILLARPITNIKTSVIPNEISNIDPTQHGCDADPGANATCFSFRACCSIEPYEESGSHSSSQSQHLNLIYTIEAETYMGLKKFSRVYFGPDTRHRSNIIKRQISVVTNGNQECREEVVYIKDNTRDIQSPIRFRLNYTILDTTLPASALDSLDPILDQTQADRTFEATFQKDCGKDGICQSKLDLKAELSLEREDDQSYSLVLGRDRGIQLHVGVSNLADSAYETNLYVKHDPSISFSGTKSLYKCDKFNATLVFCNLGNPMRRNSEVKFSLRFDPQRVKEEVLKLGFDVFVNTTSNLLEGAKQTAALTVNVIKRAKISISGAAHPQQTFYGGEVKGESAMKTFEDIGTAVHHIYMIYNDGPWRAPQVQVRIQWPHQVANDKDQGKWLLYLTGTPTVDATNGGSCVVQPGTAENPLKLKKSAALSELPPQTDYYTQRAYNKSLTFAMEKSERVSFAKQASYSSSSSAEKSLNRVRRDRSMIIRAERLTDKDGKQTDIVHMDCSRNTAKCITIVCDIYDVQPKAQALINVTARLWNSTLVSDYPKVDLVKIISRATITVVQVQQDYPINNVTVETMAYPELLDQAGDGSIPIWIWILAIVGGLLVLALLIYILWKCGFFKRRRPDPTLSGNLQKNSESKPFIS; this is encoded by the exons GGTCCTAGTGGGGGCACCACTTGGCCAGAATCTGCAGCCAGGCACCAACCGGTCAGGGGCGCTATTTCGCTGTCCGATCACCCAGGCCAGCAACGACTGCGAGCAGGTCAAAACAGATGGCCGCCGAA CCGATGACGAAGACGAAGATGAACTGGCCCCTCCGGGTTACGACGAGCTCAAGACCAACCAGTGGCTCGGCGTTACGGTCAAATCGGGCGGCAAGGAGAATAAG ATATTCACCTGTGCTCATCGATATATGAAGATCCATGAACGAGGGCGGACCACCGAGAATGGTCTCCACACGGGACAAGGTTTGTGCTACGTCCTGAACAACGACTTTTCGTTCGGGTTTGCCGTGGAAGTTTGCTTGGGACGATCGATCGAACGAGAGCACGAACAGTACGCCTTCTGTCAGGCGGGAACATCTGGGATGCTTCTGGACGATGGAACGGCCATCATCGGAACGCCAGGCGTAATGATCTGGAAGGGGACGGTTTTTGCGGTTCAAGTGGACGGAGACTTTCTGGCTCGCGATAAAACGCATTACTACGGTCCACACGACAATGCGGACTCACCTGTACCGAACTACAGCTACCTCGGCATGGCTGTGACCGGTGGTCGCTATTTTGGAGACTACATGTCGTTTGCAGGTGGTGCTCCACGATCGCGTGGCAATGGTCAGGTGATCATATTCTCAAACAGTGTTAAGCGTAATCCTATTTACAAGGAACGGGAACTGTTTGGAGAACAGTTTGGTTCCAGCTTTGGGTACGAGCTGGCCACGGCTGACATCAACGGAGATCA TGCTCCGGATCTCCTTGTAGCGGCTcccttttatttttccaaaagcgAAGGCGGTGCCGTATACGTGTATCAAAACTTGAACAACAACTTTACAAACAGTTATACGACGAAGCTTACAGGGAAGCTTGAATCTAGGTTTGGGCTAGCCTTGGCCAATCTTGGCGACATCAATAAAGATGGATGCGAGGACATTGCCATCGGTGCTCCCTATGAAGGAGACGGAGTTGTTTACATCTATCTCGGATCTAACAAGGGTCTTTCGACCAAGCCATCCCAGGTGATCACATCTAGCTCTCTGGGCTTGAATGTACCCAAACTGCACACCTTCGGTAGCTCGCTGACCGGTGGAATTGATCTCGATAACAACACCTATCCGGATCTTGTGATTGGCGCATACGACTCGGCAGCAGTCACCATACTCTTGGCGCGACCCATCACCAACATCAAGACCTCCGTCATCCCGAACGAGATCAGCAACATCGATCCAACACAGCATGGTTGCGACGCCGATCCGGGTGCGAATGCCACGTG CTTTTCATTCCGAGCGTGCTGTTCGATCGAACCGTACGAAGAATCCGGCAGCCACTCGAGCAGTCAATCACAGCATCTCAACCTGATCTACACGATTGAAGCGGAGACGTACATGGGgctgaaaaagttttctagGGTCTACTTCGGGCCAGACACGCGTCATCGATCTAACATCATCAAACGCCAGATAAGCGTTGTCACCAATGGAAATCAGGAGTGTCGAGAGGAGGTCGTCTACATCAAGGACAACACCCGCGACATCCAGAGCCCTATCCGGTTCAGGTTGAATTATACCATTCTGGATACCACTCTACCGGCGTCGGCTTTGGACTCGTTGGACCCGATCCTGGATCAAACACAAGCCGATCGCACTTTTGAGGCAACCTTCCAGAAAGACTGCGGCAAAGACGGCATCTGCCAATCGAAACTGGACCTCAAAGCGGAGCTTTCTTTGGAACGAGAAG ACGACCAGTCATACTCGTTGGTGCTCGGCCGTGATCGAGGCATTCAGCTTCATGTTGGTGTTTCCAACCTGGCTGATTCGGCGTATGAAACTAATTTGTACGTGAAGCACGATCCCAGTATTTCGTTCAGTGGTACAAAG AGCCTatacaaatgtgataaattcAACGCAACGCTAGTATTCTGCAACCTCGGAAATCCGATGCGGAGAAATTCCGAAGTTAAATTTTCCCTCCGTTTCGACCCCCAGCGAGTTAAAGAAGAGGTTTTGAAATTAGGATTTGACGTATTCGTCAATACGACCTCCAACCTACTAGAAGGTGCCAAGCAAACGGCCGCTCTGACGGTGAACGTAATCAAGCGAGCCAAGATCAGTATCAGTGG tgcCGCACATCCTCAGCAAACGTTCTACGGTGGCGAAGTCAAAGGAGAAAGTGCAATGAAAACATTCGAAGACATCGGCACTGCAGTTCATCACATTTATATG ATCTACAATGATGGGCCTTGGCGGGCGCCGCAGGTTCAGGTGAGAATCCAATGGCCACATCAGGTGGCAAACGATAAGGATCAAGGCAAATGGCTACTCTATCTTACCGGAACTCCAACAGTAGATG CAACGAACGGCGGATCATGTGTGGTTCAGCCAGGAACGGCTGAAAATCcgctaaaattgaagaaatctGCTGCCCTCAGCGAACTACCACCCCAAACGGATTACTACACGCAGCGAGCGTACAACAAATCGTTGACATTCGCAATGGAGAAATCTGAAAGGGTATCGTTCGCTAAGCAGGCGTCTTACTCTTCGTCGTCCTCGGCGGAAAAGAGCCTCAACCGGGTACGGCGAGATCGGTCGATGATAATCCGTGCCGAACGGCTGACTGACAAAGACGGCAAACAGACCGATATCGTCCACATGGACTGCAGCCGCAACACTGCCAAGTGTATCACGATCGTCTGCGATATCTACGATGTGCAACCGAAGGCACAGGCACTGATAAACGTAACAGCGCGGCTCTGGAACTCTACGCTAGTATCGGACTACCCGAAGGTTGATCTGGTTAAAATTATATCGAGAGCGACGATAACAGTTGTCCAGGTGCAACAGGACTACCCAATCAACAATGTTACG GTGGAAACGATGGCCTACCCGGAATTGCTGGACCAAGCCGGGGACGGCTCGATCCCCATCTGGATCTGGATCCTGGCCATTGTTGGAGGTCTGCTGGTTCTTGCCCTGCTCATCTACATCTTGTGGAAGTGTGGCTTCTTCAAACGGCGACGACCGGATCCAACGCTTAGCGGCAATTTACAGAAGAACAGCGAGAGTAAACCCTTCATTTCCTGA
- the LOC129740217 gene encoding mpv17-like protein, giving the protein MIPLFFNRARLFLNRYPVARGMVTYSLLWPAGCLIQQSVTGTSWRDYDLKKCFRFFIYGGFIVAPSLYCWIRLASVMWPAQTLKSAIAKAVTEQVSYTPMAMTLFYFGMSLLESKTVEEAFAEVRAKVPPTYKVAICIWPLLQTFNFSMVPEKNRVPFVSMCSLLWTIFLAYMKQLELEKLQQKNSLIIPIIPK; this is encoded by the exons ATGATTCCGCTTTTCTTCAATCGGGCGCGACTCTTTCTCAACCGATATCCGGTGGCACGTGGGATGGTCACCTACAGCCTTCTGTGGCCCGCGGGCTGTCTCATACAACAGTCAGTCACCGGAACGAGTTGGA GAGATtacgatttgaaaaaatgtttcaggTTCTTCATATACGGCGGTTTTATCGTAGCTCCGAGTCTATATTGTTGGATTCGCCTAGCCTCGGTTATGTGGCCGGCACAAACTTTAAAATCAGCCATAGCTAAG GCAGTTACCGAACAGGTCAGCTACACACCGATGGCAATGACGTTGTTCTACTTTGGCATGAGCCTGCTGGAATCGAAAACAGTGGAAGAAGCCTTTGCGGAAGTGAGAGCTAAGGTTCCCCCGACTTATAAG GTCGCGATCTGCATATGGCCCCTACTGCAAACGTTTAATTTCTCCATGGTTCCCGAAAAGAATCGTGTCCCCTTCGTGAGCATGTGTAGCTTACTTTGGACTATCTTTCTAGCCTACATGAAGCAGTTGGAACTCGAAAAGTTGCAGCAAAAGAACAGTTTGATAATACCGATAATACCAAAGTAA
- the LOC129740207 gene encoding integrin alpha-PS1 isoform X1, translated as MTNQRGISGQIFPSTINAAAYGLLAALFLTSGTIVESFNFETRLPIVKYGATNTYFGYSVASHTEKLTTAGDKKSWVLVGAPLGQNLQPGTNRSGALFRCPITQASNDCEQVKTDGRRKSSGIYETDDEDEDELAPPGYDELKTNQWLGVTVKSGGKENKIFTCAHRYMKIHERGRTTENGLHTGQGLCYVLNNDFSFGFAVEVCLGRSIEREHEQYAFCQAGTSGMLLDDGTAIIGTPGVMIWKGTVFAVQVDGDFLARDKTHYYGPHDNADSPVPNYSYLGMAVTGGRYFGDYMSFAGGAPRSRGNGQVIIFSNSVKRNPIYKERELFGEQFGSSFGYELATADINGDHAPDLLVAAPFYFSKSEGGAVYVYQNLNNNFTNSYTTKLTGKLESRFGLALANLGDINKDGCEDIAIGAPYEGDGVVYIYLGSNKGLSTKPSQVITSSSLGLNVPKLHTFGSSLTGGIDLDNNTYPDLVIGAYDSAAVTILLARPITNIKTSVIPNEISNIDPTQHGCDADPGANATCFSFRACCSIEPYEESGSHSSSQSQHLNLIYTIEAETYMGLKKFSRVYFGPDTRHRSNIIKRQISVVTNGNQECREEVVYIKDNTRDIQSPIRFRLNYTILDTTLPASALDSLDPILDQTQADRTFEATFQKDCGKDGICQSKLDLKAELSLEREDDQSYSLVLGRDRGIQLHVGVSNLADSAYETNLYVKHDPSISFSGTKSLYKCDKFNATLVFCNLGNPMRRNSEVKFSLRFDPQRVKEEVLKLGFDVFVNTTSNLLEGAKQTAALTVNVIKRAKISISGAAHPQQTFYGGEVKGESAMKTFEDIGTAVHHIYMIYNDGPWRAPQVQVRIQWPHQVANDKDQGKWLLYLTGTPTVDATNGGSCVVQPGTAENPLKLKKSAALSELPPQTDYYTQRAYNKSLTFAMEKSERVSFAKQASYSSSSSAEKSLNRVRRDRSMIIRAERLTDKDGKQTDIVHMDCSRNTAKCITIVCDIYDVQPKAQALINVTARLWNSTLVSDYPKVDLVKIISRATITVVQVQQDYPINNVTVETMAYPELLDQAGDGSIPIWIWILAIVGGLLVLALLIYILWKCGFFKRRRPDPTLSGNLQKNSESKPFIS; from the exons GGTCCTAGTGGGGGCACCACTTGGCCAGAATCTGCAGCCAGGCACCAACCGGTCAGGGGCGCTATTTCGCTGTCCGATCACCCAGGCCAGCAACGACTGCGAGCAGGTCAAAACAGATGGCCGCCGAA AATCTTCTGGTATTTACGAAA CCGATGACGAAGACGAAGATGAACTGGCCCCTCCGGGTTACGACGAGCTCAAGACCAACCAGTGGCTCGGCGTTACGGTCAAATCGGGCGGCAAGGAGAATAAG ATATTCACCTGTGCTCATCGATATATGAAGATCCATGAACGAGGGCGGACCACCGAGAATGGTCTCCACACGGGACAAGGTTTGTGCTACGTCCTGAACAACGACTTTTCGTTCGGGTTTGCCGTGGAAGTTTGCTTGGGACGATCGATCGAACGAGAGCACGAACAGTACGCCTTCTGTCAGGCGGGAACATCTGGGATGCTTCTGGACGATGGAACGGCCATCATCGGAACGCCAGGCGTAATGATCTGGAAGGGGACGGTTTTTGCGGTTCAAGTGGACGGAGACTTTCTGGCTCGCGATAAAACGCATTACTACGGTCCACACGACAATGCGGACTCACCTGTACCGAACTACAGCTACCTCGGCATGGCTGTGACCGGTGGTCGCTATTTTGGAGACTACATGTCGTTTGCAGGTGGTGCTCCACGATCGCGTGGCAATGGTCAGGTGATCATATTCTCAAACAGTGTTAAGCGTAATCCTATTTACAAGGAACGGGAACTGTTTGGAGAACAGTTTGGTTCCAGCTTTGGGTACGAGCTGGCCACGGCTGACATCAACGGAGATCA TGCTCCGGATCTCCTTGTAGCGGCTcccttttatttttccaaaagcgAAGGCGGTGCCGTATACGTGTATCAAAACTTGAACAACAACTTTACAAACAGTTATACGACGAAGCTTACAGGGAAGCTTGAATCTAGGTTTGGGCTAGCCTTGGCCAATCTTGGCGACATCAATAAAGATGGATGCGAGGACATTGCCATCGGTGCTCCCTATGAAGGAGACGGAGTTGTTTACATCTATCTCGGATCTAACAAGGGTCTTTCGACCAAGCCATCCCAGGTGATCACATCTAGCTCTCTGGGCTTGAATGTACCCAAACTGCACACCTTCGGTAGCTCGCTGACCGGTGGAATTGATCTCGATAACAACACCTATCCGGATCTTGTGATTGGCGCATACGACTCGGCAGCAGTCACCATACTCTTGGCGCGACCCATCACCAACATCAAGACCTCCGTCATCCCGAACGAGATCAGCAACATCGATCCAACACAGCATGGTTGCGACGCCGATCCGGGTGCGAATGCCACGTG CTTTTCATTCCGAGCGTGCTGTTCGATCGAACCGTACGAAGAATCCGGCAGCCACTCGAGCAGTCAATCACAGCATCTCAACCTGATCTACACGATTGAAGCGGAGACGTACATGGGgctgaaaaagttttctagGGTCTACTTCGGGCCAGACACGCGTCATCGATCTAACATCATCAAACGCCAGATAAGCGTTGTCACCAATGGAAATCAGGAGTGTCGAGAGGAGGTCGTCTACATCAAGGACAACACCCGCGACATCCAGAGCCCTATCCGGTTCAGGTTGAATTATACCATTCTGGATACCACTCTACCGGCGTCGGCTTTGGACTCGTTGGACCCGATCCTGGATCAAACACAAGCCGATCGCACTTTTGAGGCAACCTTCCAGAAAGACTGCGGCAAAGACGGCATCTGCCAATCGAAACTGGACCTCAAAGCGGAGCTTTCTTTGGAACGAGAAG ACGACCAGTCATACTCGTTGGTGCTCGGCCGTGATCGAGGCATTCAGCTTCATGTTGGTGTTTCCAACCTGGCTGATTCGGCGTATGAAACTAATTTGTACGTGAAGCACGATCCCAGTATTTCGTTCAGTGGTACAAAG AGCCTatacaaatgtgataaattcAACGCAACGCTAGTATTCTGCAACCTCGGAAATCCGATGCGGAGAAATTCCGAAGTTAAATTTTCCCTCCGTTTCGACCCCCAGCGAGTTAAAGAAGAGGTTTTGAAATTAGGATTTGACGTATTCGTCAATACGACCTCCAACCTACTAGAAGGTGCCAAGCAAACGGCCGCTCTGACGGTGAACGTAATCAAGCGAGCCAAGATCAGTATCAGTGG tgcCGCACATCCTCAGCAAACGTTCTACGGTGGCGAAGTCAAAGGAGAAAGTGCAATGAAAACATTCGAAGACATCGGCACTGCAGTTCATCACATTTATATG ATCTACAATGATGGGCCTTGGCGGGCGCCGCAGGTTCAGGTGAGAATCCAATGGCCACATCAGGTGGCAAACGATAAGGATCAAGGCAAATGGCTACTCTATCTTACCGGAACTCCAACAGTAGATG CAACGAACGGCGGATCATGTGTGGTTCAGCCAGGAACGGCTGAAAATCcgctaaaattgaagaaatctGCTGCCCTCAGCGAACTACCACCCCAAACGGATTACTACACGCAGCGAGCGTACAACAAATCGTTGACATTCGCAATGGAGAAATCTGAAAGGGTATCGTTCGCTAAGCAGGCGTCTTACTCTTCGTCGTCCTCGGCGGAAAAGAGCCTCAACCGGGTACGGCGAGATCGGTCGATGATAATCCGTGCCGAACGGCTGACTGACAAAGACGGCAAACAGACCGATATCGTCCACATGGACTGCAGCCGCAACACTGCCAAGTGTATCACGATCGTCTGCGATATCTACGATGTGCAACCGAAGGCACAGGCACTGATAAACGTAACAGCGCGGCTCTGGAACTCTACGCTAGTATCGGACTACCCGAAGGTTGATCTGGTTAAAATTATATCGAGAGCGACGATAACAGTTGTCCAGGTGCAACAGGACTACCCAATCAACAATGTTACG GTGGAAACGATGGCCTACCCGGAATTGCTGGACCAAGCCGGGGACGGCTCGATCCCCATCTGGATCTGGATCCTGGCCATTGTTGGAGGTCTGCTGGTTCTTGCCCTGCTCATCTACATCTTGTGGAAGTGTGGCTTCTTCAAACGGCGACGACCGGATCCAACGCTTAGCGGCAATTTACAGAAGAACAGCGAGAGTAAACCCTTCATTTCCTGA